One Pseudalkalibacillus hwajinpoensis genomic window, CGGCAAAAGCTATTGAGGAAAAGAAAGATATCAATGACATTTTGATCACAGACCTTCCTACTGTATCACCAGAGACTTTACTCACGGATATGTTTGTGAAAATGGCAGACTCATCCCTTCCTCTCCCCGTTGTCGATGAAGCCGATAAATTTCAAGGCATCATTGTAAGAGGAGCAGTTATCGGGGCACTCGCAGGCCACGAAACTGAATCCACGAAAGGCGAGGTGAATTAAATGCAACTTTTTCCTAAAATACCACTAGCTGACTGGGTTGATAGTATTGTTGATACGTTAACCGATAACCTTGAACCAGTTTTCGATAGTATTACATCTGGGATTGATTGGTTCGTAGAAGGGATCGTTTCCATACTAGGTTTCCCGCCAGCTCTTGTTCTCATTGCAATCTTTACGATCCTGGCATGGTGGTCAAGTCGCTGGCCAATAGCTGTATTCACGTTACTTGGACTTCTCTTAATCGATAATCTCGGTTATTGGGATCCAACAATTCAAACGCTAGCACTTGTTTTAACTTCGGTCATTATATCGATTATTCTCGGTGTACCACTTGGGATCTGGGCATCACAAAGTGACCGTGTAAGAGGAATTATCACACCGATATTGGATTTCATGCAGACAATGCCTGCATTCGTATATCTCATCCCAGCTATTCTATTCTTTGGGATTGGTATGGTACCCGGAATCATAGCTTCTGTCATCTTTGCAATGCCTCCTACGATTCGTCTTACGAATCTTGGCATTCGTCAGGTGCCTGAAGATTTAATCGAAGCATCTAATGCATTTGGATCTACAACAAAACAAAAGTTGTTTAAAATACAACTTCCACTTGCTACTCCAACGATCATGGCAGGAATTAACCAAAGCATCATGCTTTCACTTTCAATGGTCGTTATTGCATCTCTAGTAGGTGCACCTGGTCTCGGAGCAGACGTATATCGTGCTGTAACGCAGATCAAAGTTGGTATTGGTTTTGAAGCTGGTCTTGCCATTGTTATTCTAGCGATTATGCTTGACCGGATTTCTCAAAATATAGGTAAAACAAAAAATTAAGGGGGAATTACATGTTTAACTTTAAAAAAGGGTTAACAGGACT contains:
- the choW gene encoding choline ABC transporter permease subunit, with translation MQLFPKIPLADWVDSIVDTLTDNLEPVFDSITSGIDWFVEGIVSILGFPPALVLIAIFTILAWWSSRWPIAVFTLLGLLLIDNLGYWDPTIQTLALVLTSVIISIILGVPLGIWASQSDRVRGIITPILDFMQTMPAFVYLIPAILFFGIGMVPGIIASVIFAMPPTIRLTNLGIRQVPEDLIEASNAFGSTTKQKLFKIQLPLATPTIMAGINQSIMLSLSMVVIASLVGAPGLGADVYRAVTQIKVGIGFEAGLAIVILAIMLDRISQNIGKTKN